The Arthrobacter sp. Marseille-P9274 DNA window CCGGCGGCGGCTTTGCAGCTTAACCCAAGCCCTGCCGCCTAGGGTCGTGCTGCCCGCGGATTCGCCGAATTTCTACTGGGGGTAGAGAATGGATACCGTGCCAGCACCATCTGTACAGCAGTCTTCACCGCGGCCCAATCCGGGACCGCGGGCCGCTATCTCTGCCGAAGGAATCGGCAAGGCGTGGCTCCTGGCCGGCGCCGCCGCCGTCGTTCTCGGATTGGTGGGCGCGCTGATCTTCTCCGGTGCCGCAGCCACCCGGCAGCTCTCGGACCCGGGCGCGCTGACGCGCTGGGGCCTGCCGGTCGCGAAGGCCATCCATAATCTCTCCATTGCCGCGGTGATCGGCGCGCTGGTGTTCGCCGTCGGAATCCTGCCGAAACGGCTGCGGCCCTCGCGCAAACCGGACAGCGAAGACGATGGGCCGGAGCACCCGGCGTTTGCGCGGACCATGGCGCTGGCCTCAGTCGCCGCGATCGTCTGGACGCTGTCCGCGGTGGCGGTGCTGGTCCTGACCTTCTCCGATGTCGCCGGCATGCCCATGAACGGCAGCGAGGCCTTCACCTCCGCGCTGGTCGGTTTCATGACGGGGATCGGTACCGGACAGGCCTGGCTGTCGATCACGATCGTCGCCGCCATCACCGCCACCCTGACCTTCGGGGTCCGCTCGATCAGCGCCCTGGCCTTCACGCTCGCCCTGGCCACCGTGGGCGGGCTGCTGCCGATGGCCCTCATCGGCCACTCCGCCGGGGGCGACGACCACTACGGGGCGGTCAACTCCATCGGCCTGCACCTGCTCGGCGTCTGCCTCTGGGTGGGCGGGCTCATCGCGCTCGGCTTCGTATCCCGGACCCTCGGCACGAAGGAGACCGTCGCCAAGGTGCTGCAGCGCTATTCCGCGCTGGCCCTGGTGAGCTTCGGCCTAGTGTTCTTCTCCGGCCTGATCAATGCCGGCATCCGGATCACGTCGCTGGACCAGGTCGCCTCCGACTACGGCGCGCTGGTGGTGGTCAAGGCGCTGGCCACCCTGCTGCTCGGCGCCATCGGCTTCATGCACCGCCAGTGGGTCATCCCGCAGCTGTCCACCAAATCCGCCGCCCGTGTGCTGTGGCAACTGGTGGCCGTCGAGCTGCTGATCATGGGCGCGGTCTCCGGCGTCGCCGTCGCGCTGGCACGCACGGCACCGCCGACCCCCGAAGAGCTGCCCACAGACGCCTCTCCGGCGCGCATCCTGACCGGCTACCAGCTGCCGCCGGAGCTGACCGGCTCCGCGTGGATCACGCAGTGGCGCTGGGACTGGCTGTGGGTGGCGTTCGCGCTGATTGTCGGCATCGCCTACCTGGTCGGCATGCTGCGGGTGCGCCGCCGCGGCGACAAGTGGCCGCTGGCCCGCGGCGTCTCCTGGATCGTGGGGCTGCTGGCCCTGACCTACGTGACGTCGGGCGCCCCGGCGGTCTACGGCATGGTGCTCTTCAGCGCCCACATGCTGGACCACATGGCCCTCACCATGGTGGTGCCGCTGTTCCTGGTGCTGGGTTCCCCGGTCACCCTGGCCCTGAAGGCCCTGACGCCGCGCGGCGATGGCAGCCGCGGCCTGCGCGAGTGGATCCTGTGGCTGGTGCACTCGAAGTACTCGGCGGTGATCACGAACCCGCTGTTCGCCGCGGCAAACTTCGCCGGCTCGATCATCATCTTCTACTACACGCCGCTTTTCGGCTTCGCGTTGCGCGAGCACGTGGGCCACGAGCTGATGAACCTGCACTTCCTGCTCACCGGCTACCTGTTCATCCTCACCATGATCGGCGAGGACCCGCTGCCGCGCCGCGCGCCGTACCCGCTGCGGCTGGTGCTGCTGTTCGCCACCATGGCCTTCCACGCGTTCTTCGGCGTGGCCCTGACCAGCTCCACGTCGCTGATCCAGGCGTCCTGGTTCGGCAGCATG harbors:
- a CDS encoding bifunctional copper resistance protein CopD/cytochrome c oxidase assembly protein, with amino-acid sequence MGALIFSGAAATRQLSDPGALTRWGLPVAKAIHNLSIAAVIGALVFAVGILPKRLRPSRKPDSEDDGPEHPAFARTMALASVAAIVWTLSAVAVLVLTFSDVAGMPMNGSEAFTSALVGFMTGIGTGQAWLSITIVAAITATLTFGVRSISALAFTLALATVGGLLPMALIGHSAGGDDHYGAVNSIGLHLLGVCLWVGGLIALGFVSRTLGTKETVAKVLQRYSALALVSFGLVFFSGLINAGIRITSLDQVASDYGALVVVKALATLLLGAIGFMHRQWVIPQLSTKSAARVLWQLVAVELLIMGAVSGVAVALARTAPPTPEELPTDASPARILTGYQLPPELTGSAWITQWRWDWLWVAFALIVGIAYLVGMLRVRRRGDKWPLARGVSWIVGLLALTYVTSGAPAVYGMVLFSAHMLDHMALTMVVPLFLVLGSPVTLALKALTPRGDGSRGLREWILWLVHSKYSAVITNPLFAAANFAGSIIIFYYTPLFGFALREHVGHELMNLHFLLTGYLFILTMIGEDPLPRRAPYPLRLVLLFATMAFHAFFGVALTSSTSLIQASWFGSMGRDWGASAMDDQQLGGAIMWGIGEIPTLAVAVGVALMWSRSDARETKRKDRAADRNNEADLAAYNDMFARLAERDARLERSPRQQATARSEDQAPADSSRNQGD